In the genome of Sphingomonas alpina, the window ACATTACCGCCCGGGCCTTGGCCGCGCGGCAATGCACTATGTCGCGAGCGGCGAACGCCTGGATGCACTCGATGCGATCGCGGCGCTGAGCCAGGCCAATCTTGTCGCAACCTCGTCCTACCAGAAGGCCGAGCCGACACTTTCCGTTATGCTCGGCAAGACCAGCCAGGCGCTGGTCAGGGGCGAAATCCAGCCAGGACCGGAGGTGTTGCGTCTGCTCCAGGTCCGCATCGCGACCAAATATGTCAGGGCGCCGTGGAACAAGCAGCTGACCGACGCGGAACTGGCGGTGACCGGGCTGAACGAAATGCTGTATCACGGGCTGTCTCTCATGCAGGGCAATTACAAGGTTAAGTGGGAGGAAGTGATTCCACTCAAGACCGCCTTTGCCCATTTCCGGCAAGTCGGCGGCACCTTGCTGGACCTGTTTGCGCTGATCCTGCGTCGAACGGAAAGCGAGTTCGTTACGCAATCGGTCGGCAGCTGGTCCGCCAGCGACGACCTTGCCGGTTATCTCAACACCTATCCCGCCGCCTTTGCCGAAGCGCTGCGCCTTGCCGAACCGAGGCCCCGCGCAAACGGCGTAAAGCTGGCCGAATATCACAAAGCAACATCGGCGCCGGAGATCGAGTCGGTCCTGGTCGCCATGTTGACCCGGCCGTTCGATCAAAATGACCGCGAAATCGCTACGTCCGCGCTTGCCCGGCTCGCCCCGGAACAACTCCTGAACTGGCTCCAACGCTACCTTCCGCAGGCGGATATCGATACGCGTTACGGCCTTGTCCAAGCAGCGGGACGCAATGGCGCGGCAACAATTCTCGCCCTTCTGGCCGAACGCGCGAAGGTCGAAAAGGCGGCCAAGGTGCAAGCCGCAATTCAGGCAATCCTAGAGGTCGACGCGGTTGAGGAAGCGCCGCCCATCGATGGCCAACCCAATGCATCCGGTTATGCCGCTATCGACGGCAGCTTCGTGACCCTGCCCCCGCTCGCGGATTTGGGCGAGCCCGAGACGGGCTCAGCCAGCGCGGAGGACCGCGCCGCCTTCATGCGGATCGTCGAGGCGATCGTTGCGCATCGCACCAGCCTGTCCGAGGAGAGCTGCGACCGAACCCGCTTCTTTCATCGCCTTGACGATAACGATATCGACGCGACCTTTGAACTGATGACGCAGGGGGCGCCACTGCGTCCCGGCACGACCTACGCCCTCGTCAGCGCTATCAGGCAACGCGAGGACGGACGTGCATGGTATGCGGGCTATCTCGGACGGCTGCCGGTTGGCGCGGCATTGCGGGCGCTGATGGCCAATGGTTACAGCGAAATGCGCCTTTTGACCGGTGCCGACACCTATATCCGGGAAAGCGAGCGGTTCGCGCTGGATCGCCTCGGCCACTGGATTGCAGACCATGGCATTGGGCTGCGCGAGATCGAAACCGCCAATCACGCGGCAAAGACGGGACTATCCTTTTCGCAGGCGGCGAACGATCCCGCGTTCAACCCGGCTTTGCACTTGCGCGAAATTCTCAACCGGCAACAGCTGAGTTACGACCGCCGCAGCGTATTCGAATCGCTCCGGGATCTCGATCCGCGCGCCGTCTGGCCTTGGCTAGCCGGCAACATGGGCGTTCTCGACGAAGCCTTGGGCCTGAAGCCGGCCGAAAAACCGATCCCGCTCGACCGCGCGCTGGAGGCGCTGGAACTGCTCCCGCGGATGCCGCAACGCTATTTCGCAAAGCTTCTGGACATCGCAGTGTCGGAAAAACGCCCGCTGCGACGTCGGGCCATGGCGCTGCTTCGCGACGGCCGAGATCTGACAACACGCATAGAGGCATTGCTCGACGACAAGCGCCAGCTGGTGCGGAGCAACGCCGCGACATGGCTCGCCGACATCCGGTCGACGGCCAGCGAAGGCGCGTTGCGCAAGCGCCTGAAGAACGAGAAATCCGATCCGGTTCGCGCGGCGCTGATCGAAAGCCTGCAGCGCATGGGCTTCGACCTTTCCGACGTGATTGGCCCTCTCACGCTGATCGCCGAGGCCGAAGCAGCCTTCGCCAAGGCCGCGCCGAACCTGCCCGCCTGGCTCACCGCCAACGGACTTCCCGCACCGCACTTCCGCGATGGCTCCACCGTTCCGCAGTTGCTCGTGCAGCACTGGCTGGCATTGGCGATCCGGCTCAAGGATCCGGCCGCCAGCGGACAGTTCGGAATCTACCTCGACCAGTTGCTGCAAGACGATGCACGGACCTTTTCGAACTGGGTATTGGATGCCTGGATTGCCTTCGATACCCACACCTCGTCGCTCGAAGAGGCCACTGCCTACGCCATGGCGAACTACCAGCAGCATTTTTCGTGGCTGTGCCGTTACACCAAGCCGCCCGGATTGCGCGAGGAAGTGATCGCGCAAATGACCCGGGAAAAAACAGGCGAGTTGCTCAACTCGGGCTCCGAGGCCAAGGGCATGCTCGCCCTTGCCTGCCGCGCCGATCCAGTCTTTGCCGCCAACCGGGTACGCTGGTTCCTGAAGAAGCATGGGCGACGCTCCAACCAAGCGATGGCGCTGCTGGAAGTGCTGGCCGGAATCGGCCAGCCCGTGGCGCTGCAAGTGGTGATCGCCGCCTCGGTCCGGCTCAAGCAGAAGAGCACTCAGGCCCGCGCCGCCGAGATCGCCGAACGCTATGCCGAAGATCGCGGCTGGAGTTTCGATGAACTGGCTGACCGCACCGTGCCCAGCGCCGGGTTCGATGACGACGGTGTATTGGAACTGCCCAGCGGCGAGGATGGGAAGCTCTACACCGCCCGACTCGATGCCATGCTGGCGATCCATCTGTTCAATCCGGACGACAAGGCGGTGAAGAGCCTGCCCGCAGGGGACGACGAAGCCACCCGGGAATCGAAAAAGGCCTTCGCCGGGGCCAAGAAAGAACTGGCACAGGTCATCGAACTTCAAGGTACCCGCCTGTTCGAAGCGATGTGCGTCGAACGCGCCTGGCCGGTGGCCGATTGGCGGTTGGCCTTCCATGAACATCCGGTAATGCGCCGGCTGGTCGAGCGACTGGTCTGGCAGGGGCTGAACGAGGACGGCCATCCGCTCGGGCTATTCCGGCCAACCCAGGAGGGCGATTTCACCGATGCCGGAGACAATCCGGTCGATATCGACGGCTTCGCCAAGGTCCGGCTGGCCCATGGCGCGTTAACCGACGAAGCGACCTGCCGGGCTTGGGCTGGCCACCTCAAGGACTATGAGATCAAACCCTTCCTCGCCCAGTTCGACACCCTGCGCGCGCCGCTTTCCGCCGAACAGGGCGAAGCCGAGGCAATTCTCGACCGCCAGGGCTGGAAGGCCGACAGCCTGACGTTCCGGGGTGCAGCGGAGAAACGCGGCTACGAACGAATCATGCGCGATGGCGGCGGTTGCCACGAGTATGAGAAGAAGTTCCCCAGCCACGGCATCACCGCCACGATCTTCCACACCGGCTCCCATGCCGTGGACGAGAACAACCCGCTCGCACTCAAGGAACTTCATTTCACCAAACAAGGCCATCGCGGGACCTATCGCATCAAGGACGTCCCACCGGTGATGCTGGCCGAGTGCTGGGCCGACTATCATGCAGTCGCCGCCAGGGGCGCATTCGATCCGGAGTGGGAGAAACTCTCGCCCTGGTGACCTATCGCAGCAAGGGCGCTCCGCAGCGCTGCTGGCGGGCCACCAGCAGGCCATAGGCCGCGACGAGAAGCGTTGGTGCATCCTGTACACCGCGGATCAGAGCGGCCAGCGCCGGCAGGCCATGATGATCGAGCCGGTCGGCATGGGCGGCAAGCCCCCGGGCGATCTGGTGTCGAGCGATTGCGCCAGTGCAGGACCGATCTCCGCCCGGTCCAGCAGTTGCCGCCACGCCGCAGCCAACGCCGCCTCAGTGCCCCCACGCTGACGCCGGATGAAACGCCGCGCGCCGCTTTTCCGCAACCGTTCCAGCCAGCCGCGCATAGCGTGGCCAGCCTGTTGCCGACCATGGGTATAGGGCCGCCGCCACAGCGAAAGGTCGACTGGGTCGTCGGCGCCGAACAACGTGATCGGCCGCGCTTCCAGCTGTTCGCCCGCACGGACCAGCCGTACCAGCACCATGCCTTCCCATCCGCTGCGCACATGCGCTTCCAGCGCTCCGATGGCGGTCGCCACCGGCTCTTCGTGATCCAGCGTCAACGCCAGCCATTCGCCTGCCGTATCGCGCACGGGCCAGACGAGTTGTTGCGTGAGATCGTCGAAATAGGGCAAGCCAACCGCGCTGGGCGATAAGAGGCAGGCGACCGCTGTGTCGCCAGCATCGAGGCCCAGGCCAGTCTGCCGAAGCCAGGTTTCCCGAAGGTCCCTCCATTCGCGGACGATACCTGGCCAGCGAGGATCCGGACGCACGTGGCGGGCGATGATCACGGCACGCGCGCTGGCTGGCGCGGAAAGGCGGTCGTCGACGGACAGGCGCGATTCTTCAAGCGCGATCCGGGCATGCGCCAGCACGGCCAGCGGTTCGGCCTGCCACATCGCCTGCGTACGCCAGGCTTCGGCTGGCGCAAATGCGGGGTCCTGGCCCGCCCCACGCGCCAAGGAGGTCGAGAGCCAGCGTCCGGTCTCCGGCTCGATGAACCAGGCGGTCACGCCCCGCGCGCCGGTATCGGTGCGCCAGCGCTCACCCCCGCAGCCGACCAGTGTGAGCGGGGCGGCGGGCGCGAAATCTCGCCGCACCTTGCCGGCGAGACTTGCCCGCCGGTCGGGCTCGATGCCGGCAAGTGCCCGCGTCAAAACAAAGGCAGTAGCGGCGAGCTCGAGCATGCGATCGGAGTCGAAGGCAAGCGCGCGTTGCCGTCGCAGCCGCAACTGCGCGGCAATCGCGCGCAGCATCGTCGAAAGGCGCGGCAGACTGTCCGCGCGCGAGGATACCGAGAGCTCGAAGAGCGATTCCTCGAGCGGCAACGGCGCGAGGTTGAAGCCCAGCATCGCGACTTCGCCAAGGCTTGCCGCGACACGGCGCAGGAAGGCGGAGTCGATCTCCACCTCTGCCGGTAAAGTCTCATCCTCGACCGGCTCAGGCAAGGTCGCGCCGAAGTGGCGATGCGCGGCCAGAACTGCGGCAGCATGATAGGCCTTTACGCGTGCCTTGACTGCCTTTGAGACGATACCGTCAAAACCCTGGCCGCGCAGGATGCGAATGGGGTCGTCCAGGTCGGCGAAGACGACCGAGATGGCGTTTGGGGCCGGCTCCACCTGCTGGACCGTTGCTACGAGTTCCAGCGCCGCACGCCAGCCGGCCTTGCCTGACCAGCGTTCAAGCGCGGTGAGGTCCAGCGCGGCGAGAATGTCCTCCGATTTGGACAGCGCCTCCGCGACCTCTCCTTCCCCGGTCGCACTATCCTCGATCGCCTGAAGGAACAGCACGGCCGCGATGCGATGGCGGCAGATAGCGACCGATTTGCAGGCGCAGTCGGCCGCGCGGGGGCCCCGCGCGTCGAGCGTCACCAGTTGGCCGTCCGCCTCGACCGCTGCCTTGCCTTCGCCGGCGGAGACCAGCCGCAGCTTACCCTCTTCGACGTCGCGATGCGCGCGCCGGACCAGTCCGGGGTTGGAAAGCGTTGCCAGCGCGGCATCGTCGAACGCGGCCAGGCCGACCCGCAAAGCGGCATCGATCACGCGATCACGCTCCCGATCCACTCGGCGAACCGGTCGGGCGTGAGCGCTGCAATCTGCATTCCGCGTTCTGCCAGCCGCTCGGCCATGCGCCGGTCATAGACCGGGGCGGCATCATCGCTGAGCGCGCCGAGCCCCAGCAGCGTGACCCGGGCCGATGCCATGCGCTGCGCCGCGGCGAGCATGCGCGGCACGGATCCGCCCTCCTCGAAATCGCTGACGAGGACGAAGACGGTACGGGTCGGCTGGGTGACCAATTTCTCGCAATACTCCATCGCCGCGGCGATGTTGGTGCCGCCGCCCAGCTGTACCGACATCAGGACCTCGACCGGGTCATGCGATTCGCTGGACAGGTCGACGATCGCGGTATCGAAGACAATCAGCTTCACATCGACCGCGGGCAGGGCGGTGAGGATCGAGGCCATGACCGCGGCGTAGATGGTGGAAGCCAGCATCGACCCCGATTGGTCGACGCACAGGATGATCGTCCAAGGCAGTCGCCGCCGGCTGCGACCATAGAAGCGCAGGCGATCAGCGACGATCACGCCGCGTGTCGCATCCCAATTCTTGAGATTGTCGCGGATCGTGGCGCGCCAGTCGAAATTCTGCATCGACTTGAGCTGACTTCGACGGAAGCGATTGGGGCGCCCCGCCAGCGCTGCCTCGACGCGCGGACGCAGGCGCCGGACGATATCCTCGACGATCTTGCGCGCCACGTCGCGGATCTTCTCGCGCATCGCCGGATCGGCGAGCCCCTTGTACGCGATCAGCGACTTGAGCAGGTCCTTGTTCGGCTCGAGCGCATCAAGCACCGCAGGATCCTTGACCAGTTCCGCCATGCCGAGATTGTCGATCGCATGCGCTTGCACCGTTTCGCAGACCGACTGAGGGAAGAGATCGCGCAACTCGCCGAGCCAACCGAGCGGCGTCAGCTGGCTTGGATCGAGCGACCCACCGCGTCCCCCGCCATTCTTGTCTCGTCGCAGGCCGCGTTTCTCCATCTCGCGGGCATAGAGATAGTCGAGCGCTCTATCGGCACGGCGCTCTGCTCCAGTCATCCCATCGGGGGGAGTGAGCGATCGGCATAGCGTCCCAAAGCCAGCCGCCAGCGCCTTA includes:
- a CDS encoding DUF4132 domain-containing protein, whose amino-acid sequence is MTGLNEMLYHGLSLMQGNYKVKWEEVIPLKTAFAHFRQVGGTLLDLFALILRRTESEFVTQSVGSWSASDDLAGYLNTYPAAFAEALRLAEPRPRANGVKLAEYHKATSAPEIESVLVAMLTRPFDQNDREIATSALARLAPEQLLNWLQRYLPQADIDTRYGLVQAAGRNGAATILALLAERAKVEKAAKVQAAIQAILEVDAVEEAPPIDGQPNASGYAAIDGSFVTLPPLADLGEPETGSASAEDRAAFMRIVEAIVAHRTSLSEESCDRTRFFHRLDDNDIDATFELMTQGAPLRPGTTYALVSAIRQREDGRAWYAGYLGRLPVGAALRALMANGYSEMRLLTGADTYIRESERFALDRLGHWIADHGIGLREIETANHAAKTGLSFSQAANDPAFNPALHLREILNRQQLSYDRRSVFESLRDLDPRAVWPWLAGNMGVLDEALGLKPAEKPIPLDRALEALELLPRMPQRYFAKLLDIAVSEKRPLRRRAMALLRDGRDLTTRIEALLDDKRQLVRSNAATWLADIRSTASEGALRKRLKNEKSDPVRAALIESLQRMGFDLSDVIGPLTLIAEAEAAFAKAAPNLPAWLTANGLPAPHFRDGSTVPQLLVQHWLALAIRLKDPAASGQFGIYLDQLLQDDARTFSNWVLDAWIAFDTHTSSLEEATAYAMANYQQHFSWLCRYTKPPGLREEVIAQMTREKTGELLNSGSEAKGMLALACRADPVFAANRVRWFLKKHGRRSNQAMALLEVLAGIGQPVALQVVIAASVRLKQKSTQARAAEIAERYAEDRGWSFDELADRTVPSAGFDDDGVLELPSGEDGKLYTARLDAMLAIHLFNPDDKAVKSLPAGDDEATRESKKAFAGAKKELAQVIELQGTRLFEAMCVERAWPVADWRLAFHEHPVMRRLVERLVWQGLNEDGHPLGLFRPTQEGDFTDAGDNPVDIDGFAKVRLAHGALTDEATCRAWAGHLKDYEIKPFLAQFDTLRAPLSAEQGEAEAILDRQGWKADSLTFRGAAEKRGYERIMRDGGGCHEYEKKFPSHGITATIFHTGSHAVDENNPLALKELHFTKQGHRGTYRIKDVPPVMLAECWADYHAVAARGAFDPEWEKLSPW
- a CDS encoding VWA domain-containing protein; amino-acid sequence: MTGAERRADRALDYLYAREMEKRGLRRDKNGGGRGGSLDPSQLTPLGWLGELRDLFPQSVCETVQAHAIDNLGMAELVKDPAVLDALEPNKDLLKSLIAYKGLADPAMREKIRDVARKIVEDIVRRLRPRVEAALAGRPNRFRRSQLKSMQNFDWRATIRDNLKNWDATRGVIVADRLRFYGRSRRRLPWTIILCVDQSGSMLASTIYAAVMASILTALPAVDVKLIVFDTAIVDLSSESHDPVEVLMSVQLGGGTNIAAAMEYCEKLVTQPTRTVFVLVSDFEEGGSVPRMLAAAQRMASARVTLLGLGALSDDAAPVYDRRMAERLAERGMQIAALTPDRFAEWIGSVIA